In the genome of Peromyscus eremicus chromosome 1, PerEre_H2_v1, whole genome shotgun sequence, the window ATGGCAGCCAGTGCTGGATGGTTTGTCAGGGTCACTTGAAACTGGATGGCTGGTGTCTGGGTGTTTGGTTCTCTTAACTAGGTAGTAGAAGCCCTATTTTCTGAGCTACCACTCTGTTGGCCAAAGAGTATGTAGCTAAGTTCTGGAAGGAGCCCTGTGTCTTTTTCCACATTGTAAATGGGTTTATAGTCAGAAGGCTTTGATTGGTTTTTGgattgagaaaaagcattttactGCATACCGCCTCTGGGAGTGGCTGGCCATCTGTATGTGAGGACCAGCTCTCACTGGCATGACTTCTGTCACCTGGCTCACTGGGTCTTCTGAGGATGCTAAGCTATCTACTGGCTGGACTGAGACCTGGTTCATCCAAAAGAGAGAAACACGGGCTGGGCTTGACTTTCTAAGAGTCGGCTGAACTGGCAAGCCTACCCAAGCTGCATGATGGAcccttcccagctctgggagtTGGATGAGTCTTCTTCAGTTAAGGtaggaaagaaatgaacaaataccACAAGAAGATTCTCTGCTCCTTGCCACCTCCAGATGGGACCtacttacatttttgtttttctggaagaGTGTTCTGGCTTCACTTAGTATGTACTGTTTTTCTTTGATGGTGTCCTCCATCTGCCCCGATGCTGCCCGCCACTTCCGTGCAAGCCTGAAAATGCTCCGGTAGAGGCCAAGGACTTCTTGTCGTGTTGCTGTTGTCATCTTCAGACCttccagaagaggaggaggaaaagctgCATACAAACGCAGTTTGATGTAGTGGGCGGTCAGATGCACAGTTCTGGAATCAAGATTTTAAAAGAGTCTAGACACAACTGCTCCTTCTCAACAGGTCTGTGGGTAGCATTACCAGAATGACATAGTAGAAACATCAATGAGACATCTCCTTTGCTCTCTCCTCCCGGCTTTGTgactttgagacagtctcacaagCTAGTCCTGTTTGGCCTGGAATGACATATGTAagccagactggcttcaaaccaTCTGTCTCGACCCCCTGAGTCCTAGGATTGCAGACCTGTACCTGAAGTTGAGGGTTCCCTAATTTGCTGTCTGCTATGAGTCCACTTTTACAGCCATGGCAAGACCaaattcacatttattattttttaaaaaccaggcTGACCAGAATACCTCGGAAATGATTTTAGTTTCTGTTCTGGTAAATTTACATCGCTAACCTGAATGCCTGGAAGGcatattttagtttgttttgttgagacagggtctcactgtgtggccctggctggcctagcacttgTTCTGCTTGTTTGTAGAGATGGAGTCTCATGACTtctaactccagatcctcctATCTCCACCAACCAAGCAAAGGTAGTGTTTGGCAGTCAGCTCTGAGCGGCAGCAGCCATCTGGAAGGGAGGGCCTGGAGATACCAGCTCTTCTGTCGTGTAGGCCGCAGGACCAGGCATGGGAGCACAGGCCTGTACCTGTAGGCCGCAGGACCAGGCATGGGAGCACAGGCCTGTACCTGTAGGCCGCAGGACCAGGCATGGGAGCACAGGCCTGTACCTGTAGGCCGCAGGACCAGGCATGGGAGCACAGGCCTGTACCTGTAGGCCGCAGGACCAGGCATGGGAGCACAGGCCTGTACCTGTAGGCCGCAGGACCAGGCATGGGAGCACAGGCCTGTACCTGTAGGCCGCAGGACCAGGCATGGGAGCACAGGCCTGTACCATGCtttcagcacttagaaggctgaggaagaTCGTGAGTTCCAGCTAGCTCGGgatacatctttaaaaacagtGGCATTTCATGCTTTTATAACATGAAATCCTAAAATGacagttatcatttttaaaactgtagtTACCAAATAAGTCAAATAGGGTCAGTCTGAAGTCTCAGCTTTATCCAGACATTGCAATTTCTCTTAGTTTAGAAAACATTTCTCAAAACTACCTTCTTGACCAATAAGAACTGTACAACTGGAGATCTTTCTCATGGCTGAAGATCTTCTGACCCCTCTGGCTTTTTCTATGAACACCAATTTTAGTTCCAGTGGGTGTGGCCAAATGAGAACTGACCTAAGTACACACCTTCTGTAAATTTtcgttacttttatttttatgaaatatttcagacacaaaaagacaaaagaataacATGATAGCTACATACAATAAGCCTTGAAGAACAAATTATGGAAACCCATGTCATGTggtgtcgtcgtcgtcgtcgtcatcgtgtcgtgtccccccccccccccccccccccgcctttctAAAtcaatcctctttttttttttgagacaggatctcactatttagccttggctggcctgggactctctAGGTgaatcagactggccttgaactcacaaagaactgcctctctctgcttccagggtgctaagattaaaggcatgtattatCATGTGcagccctctttttcttttgttgaaagtACCACTATTCTGTTGTTTACCATTGTCATGAATCCTTTACATTTATTATACAAGACAGTTTTACAAGTTTAGAACTTCATATAGGTTCTTCAAGTTTgggtgtctccccccccccccccccccccccccccccccgttgaaTTTGCAGGACTCATCCACACTGAACTCTAGTTCTGACATCACTGCTTCAGGTCACTTGACTCTACCAAGAAATCCCAATGCACTTGTCtattctgttgatggacattttgtttgttcgtttgttttattgagacagggtttctctgtttaccTTTGGCTGTCCCAgacctctctctgtagactaggttggccctgaactcagaaatttgcctgcctctgcctcccccgagtgatgagattaaaggcgtgcaccaccactgcctggcttgatgggcattttttttttttcccccggtttttcaagacaaggtttctctgcgtagttttgcgcctttcctggaactcacttggtagtccaggctggcctcgaactcacagagattcgcctggctctgcctccccagtgctgggattaaaggtgtgcgccaccaccgcccggcttgatggGCATTTTTATGGCTTATGCAAAACTTAAGCCTATTTCTTCATATTTCTGTTTGTAAAAATTGAGAgaaaataccaagaaaaaaacaaagatgagTCCTTGGAATTCTCAGTCTGATTTAGAATGATGACTATTATGCTGTCTTAGACAAGAGGACAGGCTGCGAAGACAGATCTGGAGAGTAAGCAGCAGAGCCAGGTACACGGACACATCCGTAagtccagagattttttttcaaacaagctTCTCAGGATCGGGGAGGAGGCTGAAGGCTGCGCTTAGGAACATAATCCATTTCCCACTCCCTACCTGGGGCTGAAATGCTATGGGATGGTCCTTAGTTTATGAGAATCCCAGCTGCTATAGAATGATGGGAGCAGGACTGGGTGTGTACATCTAGAGATTCCAAGTGCCTTCAAGGAATCCACCTTATAGAGAATTTCTTCTTTGAAGATGACCGCCCCTcctagttcctggaccctggtgACTTTTCTTGAGCAACAAGGAGTGACCTAATGCTTACCCATTTGATGGAAAGCTTGAAAGCACCACTTCCCCCACCCAAGCGTTTAAAGAACCAAAGTTATACTAACACCATCAATGATGCTTCACAGAAAAAATGCTTAAAAGGAATTCATAAAAACCAAGTGAGAACATCATGGGTAATAAAAAGCCAGATGAGATGATGAcatttttcctggtaaggaaacaGGTTTCGGAGTTTCTGGCTCTCCCTAAAACTCCACAGTTTCATCTGAAAATACGTGAGTCAGTTCCTGTGAGGGGCAGTAGCATCAGCTAATGATTGCTTCACTTCCCTATCATTAACAGATGAAACTTCCTTGGCTTTCAGATACTGGCAGAGGAAATCGAAGGTCAAATGTATTAAAACCCTAGCAAATTTCTCAAAGCCTGACTTTAATTGGTTTTCTTACACTACTCTAAGAACGCTGATCATAAGCCATAACATGACACACAAGACCTACAATTAGGTTACTCAAGGTAATGAGTGCTAACAATTGACACTTAATAAGACTATTTTGAAAAGACTTTAATTAGTGTGTGTTTTGAAAACTAATCCAGAGAGGAAGATAGGTGATGATTCTCCAACATCAGGTGACCCAGAAAACCCAAGTAACAAAGATTGCCAGAGAGAAAAGTCAAAAGCTATCTTTACTACCAAGCATGTGAACAGGACTAGCCTATCACTTCTAAGTCTTGAAAGAAAagtcaaggaaagagaaaatcgCATCTttcatcattttctgttttcttactgGGTTTCTATCAGTTcttggggtggaggtgggactATGATCTTCTTGACTTGGGGTGCACACCCATATTGCTCCCTCTTTACtaactctctttaaaaaaaaaaaaaaaattaaagacaaggtctcagtgtACAGCTTTTGACAgaaaataccaagaaaaaaatGCCCTAGGTAGACCTGGCTGGCATGAGATTCACAAAGctctacctacctctgcttcctaagtgctgagattaaaggtgtgtgctacaacACCTgacctgatctttttttttttaaacggccAGTTTCTATTCATCCTTTAGCTCCTCATGAAAACATAGATGTCTCAGAAAACCCTTCATACTCCCTAGTCTCTCCTTGAGACTCTGGGTTAGGAATCAAATGAATCTTGATAGTTGTTCTTTATAGGGCTCATCACTCAAGTTCTGGTTTGTTAGTGTCTATAGTCCTCCAATAGACTCTCATCTTTATGGGAACAATTATTACATCTATCTTATTTACTGCTGGATTCTCTGCACCTAGAAAGGTTACATACTAGGAATTCAACCAATGTTTCCTGAAAACATGAAATATCTCTCATGCTACAGAAAGCTTCATATTCTCAAACTGAATCAGTCATgcataaaaattttattaaagtgcttttctttttgggtttttctcTTTGGTCTTAGAAAGCAACTCATTTGCAAAAGTTGCCATTTCCTGAAGGTTTCCTTACCCAAGGATTTGATGGCTTGGGACCAACATTCTTCTCATGATTAACGCAATACAGGCAGCCTTTATCCTTATTTACGGTTGGTCAAGGGTTGATCTGATACAGTAGTGAGGTCTTCTGGGAGTTCCCCTTTGGCAAAATAAGGGATATTCAGCTTAGAAGTCAGAATTTGAATCTAAAATGGTCATGAAGTCTATTCTTAAGGAATTTCTTCAAAGTTCTATGATATTTTTCTTGATACTACTTGAAATATTTGTTCCTTTTCATCTCTTTAACTTCCAAATCCCaggatgaaagaagaaaatgtaggtGTGATGGAAGTAATTGTGACTGGAAGGTGACTCCTTTTTTAAAAGTCCTACTGCCTgtataagcagagtactaagaTGAAATTTATCATTGAGTGCATATTTTATAGAAGTCTGGCACATTTTGCTGCTAGTGTTTTGGCCTCTAGTGCTCAGTTGAGAGAGATCCCTAATGCACAtatctcaaaatttgattgtagAGGTGATTTTAGATACAGAACACTCATATTCATTAGTTGTCATTACTTTAATATATACTGGAATGACCCATTACACCCATGATATAGATTTTTGTGTGATGTAGGTGTAATGATACAGCGTGCAAGCCTTGGCACAtagagccaaggtgccctgcaGTGGGTAAAACATGCCATGCAGACACAGTGGCTGGTGGCGGGCATGATGGAAGTTACTCACACCCAGGCACATGTCCACGTGGAGAAGAATTTATTATAATAGAATgacggagagagagaggaaggaaaggagagaggaagagaaagtgagggaaagtggaggtgtgcacacctcatggcggggaaaggaggaaggtgggaagaggaagaagaagggaggggcttTTCCTTAAAAGAGAATTTACATCAGGACGCAgggcgggtccccaaggggcgggtcagaatgcTAACAGTAGGTAGGCTAGGAATAAATGTACTCAGAAAATTTCTAACCAGAGCACTGTGCGCAAACCTGTACTCCCGACATTCagaaggctgaagtaggaggactgccacaagtctggggccagcctgggctacaatgtgagTACCAGGTCAGCCAAaggtacatagtaagactgtctcactGTCAAATCTATGCTTGTCTTGGCTCAACTTTCCACTCCGAGAGctttccattcttttcttctgGTCCTCTCTGCTCAGGAGAGGTACCTAATCCCTACCAAATACCCCAGCACTCTCTCCCTAGGGCCCAGCATAAACCACCTATTGCTCTTTTGCAGTTGTTTGGGTCTTTTTCTTCCTAGATTTTTCTGCTAACTCCTGGAGAGCAG includes:
- the Lyrm1 gene encoding LYR motif-containing protein 1 isoform X1 — translated: MRRMLVPSHQILGTVHLTAHYIKLRLYAAFPPPLLEGLKMTTATRQEVLGLYRSIFRLARKWRAASGQMEDTIKEKQYILSEARTLFQKNKNLTDPDLIKQCIDECTARIEIGLHYQIPYPRPIHLPPMALTPLRGRKLQSQEKLRKLSKPVYLQSHDEVS